The following coding sequences are from one Macaca nemestrina isolate mMacNem1 chromosome 1, mMacNem.hap1, whole genome shotgun sequence window:
- the LOC105498185 gene encoding large ribosomal subunit protein eL36-like, whose product MALRYPMAVGLNKGHKVTKNVSKPRHSRRHGRLTKHTKFVWDMIREVCGFAPYQRRAMELLKISKDKRALKFIKKRGGTHILAKRKREELSNVLVAMRKAAAKKD is encoded by the coding sequence ATGGCTCTACGCTATCCTATGGCCGTGGGCCTCAACAAGGGCCACAAGGTGACCAAGAACGTGAGCAAGCCCAGGCACAGCCGCCGCCACGGGCGTCTGACGAAACACACCAAGTTTGTGTGGGACATGATTCGGGAGGTGTGTGGCTTTGCCCCGTACCAGCGGCGCGCCATGGAGTTACTGAAGATCTCCAAGGACAAACGGGCCCTCAAGTTTATCAAGAAAAGGGGGGGGACGCACATCCTCGCCAAGAGGAAGCGGGAGGAGCTGAGCAACGTATTGGTCGCTATGAGGAAAGCTGCTGCCAAGAAAGACTga